The following coding sequences are from one Anolis sagrei isolate rAnoSag1 chromosome 6, rAnoSag1.mat, whole genome shotgun sequence window:
- the LOC132778416 gene encoding zinc finger matrin-type protein 1 isoform X1: MAAAPAAAPAFAAGRERAEGGGGAPSPAGPTPPRGQRADYTLDEVTRKELCTDTYCKVCGAVLKFESQRVAHYEGKKHAQKVRLYLQINAEQKEPSKQETHQMESNADNNSCCRLCSIVFSSPVVAQSHYLGKMHSKKLKLLSDQSTQPEPGPSVIPTSQEPSLEKTSQDCDTEDPSSSCATTLDMDDPEKFCKLCSASFNNPLMSRQHYVGKKHTRNEARKKLLAEMGTTAVPVEAKPNAVGVGNYICPICNISLTSIEMYQSHMQGNKHQIKENMIANLMTNTKKTYDSFQDELADYIKVQKARGLEPKTNFRKPREEFRNEGYEAMNGHKKTTAFQRDQFCRDSYEPDQHSIFFSDPYFEGRLVRQSPPGREPLKLENALVPQDSSEKYSEKQVPHLAICKDYYHNLPPAEFGDSYKHVPSDDITSSYERSQKLPKMSKEEKKQMGEGEGNPQQQKRKYNEEETDLGSDVEKKKKKKDGIDSASEGKSKLSKEKGHKEGSEKESKKHKKEKKKAEANGPTEEDMLWNESILGF, translated from the exons ATTATACTTTGGATGAAGTCACCAGAAAAGAACTTTGTACAGATACTTACTGTAAAGTTTGTGGGGCTGTGCTGAAGTTTGAATCCCAAAGAGTAGCACATTATGAG GGCAAAAAACATGCACAGAAAGTCAGACTTTATTTGCAAATAAATGCTGAACAAAAGGAGCCCAGCAAGCAAGAGACGCACCAG ATGGAGTCAAATGCTGACAACAATTCCTGCTGCAGACTTTGCAGCATAGTGTTCTCATCTCCAGTGGTTGCCCAGTCACACTACCTGGGAAAGATGCACTCCAAAAAGTTGAAACTGTTATCAGATCAGAGCACTCAGCCAGAACCTG GTCCCTCTGTGATTCCAACCTCACAAGAACCATCTCTTGAAAAGACTTCACAGGATTGTGACACTGAAGATCCGTCTTCATCATGTGCAACTACTTTGGATATGGATGATCCAGAAAAGTTTTGCAAACTCTGCTCAGCCTCCTTTAATAATCCCCTAATGTCCCGGCAGCACTATGTGGGCAAAAAGCACACGCGGAATGAAGCACGTAAGAAGCTGCTAGCGGAGATGGGAACTACGGCTGTCCCTGTGGAAGCTAAGCCTAATG CAGTTGGAGTGGGTAACTACATATGTCCCATCTGCAACATCAGCCTTACATCCATAGAGATGTACCAGTCTCACATGCAAGGAAATAAGCATCAGATTAA AGAGAACATGATTGCCAATCTGATGACCAACACAAAGAAAACATATGATTCTTTTCAAGACGAACTGGCAGATTATATTAAAGTACAAAAAGCTAGAGGCCTAGAACCAAAAACTAATTTTAGAAAGCCAAGAGAAGAGTTTCGAAATGAAGGATATGAAGCCATGAATGGTCATAAAAAGACCACTGCTTTTCAGCGAGATCAGTTTTGCCGTGATAGTTATGAACCcgaccaacattccatttttttctcagACCCTTATTTTGAAGGCCGATTGGTACGTCAATCTCCACCTGGCAGGGAACCATTAAAACTAGAAAATGCACTCGTGCCTCAAGACAGCTcagaaaaatattcagaaaaacaaGTGCCTcacttggccatctgcaaggattacTATCACAATTTGCCACCAGCTGAATTTGGTGATAGTTACAAGCATGTGCCTTCAGATGATATCACTAGCTCTTACGAGAGAAGTCAGAAACTGCCAAAAATGTCTAAAGAGGAGAAAAAACaaatgggggagggagaggggaatcCTCAGCAACAGAAGAGAAAATACAATGAAGAAGAGACAGACTTGGGAAGTGATgttgagaagaaaaagaaaaagaaagacggAATAGATTCAGCAAGTGAGGGAAAATCGAAGCTTAGTAAAGAGAAAGGCCATAAAGAAGGTTCTGAAAAGGAGAGCAAAAAAcataagaaggaaaaaaagaaggcagAAGCCAATGGACCAACAGAGGAAGACATGCTGTGGAATGAATCTATCCTGGGATTCTAA
- the LOC132778416 gene encoding zinc finger matrin-type protein 1 isoform X2: MAAAPAAAPAFAAGRERAEGGGGAPSPAGPTPPRGQRADYTLDEVTRKELCTDTYCKVCGAVLKFESQRVAHYEMESNADNNSCCRLCSIVFSSPVVAQSHYLGKMHSKKLKLLSDQSTQPEPGPSVIPTSQEPSLEKTSQDCDTEDPSSSCATTLDMDDPEKFCKLCSASFNNPLMSRQHYVGKKHTRNEARKKLLAEMGTTAVPVEAKPNAVGVGNYICPICNISLTSIEMYQSHMQGNKHQIKENMIANLMTNTKKTYDSFQDELADYIKVQKARGLEPKTNFRKPREEFRNEGYEAMNGHKKTTAFQRDQFCRDSYEPDQHSIFFSDPYFEGRLVRQSPPGREPLKLENALVPQDSSEKYSEKQVPHLAICKDYYHNLPPAEFGDSYKHVPSDDITSSYERSQKLPKMSKEEKKQMGEGEGNPQQQKRKYNEEETDLGSDVEKKKKKKDGIDSASEGKSKLSKEKGHKEGSEKESKKHKKEKKKAEANGPTEEDMLWNESILGF; the protein is encoded by the exons ATTATACTTTGGATGAAGTCACCAGAAAAGAACTTTGTACAGATACTTACTGTAAAGTTTGTGGGGCTGTGCTGAAGTTTGAATCCCAAAGAGTAGCACATTATGAG ATGGAGTCAAATGCTGACAACAATTCCTGCTGCAGACTTTGCAGCATAGTGTTCTCATCTCCAGTGGTTGCCCAGTCACACTACCTGGGAAAGATGCACTCCAAAAAGTTGAAACTGTTATCAGATCAGAGCACTCAGCCAGAACCTG GTCCCTCTGTGATTCCAACCTCACAAGAACCATCTCTTGAAAAGACTTCACAGGATTGTGACACTGAAGATCCGTCTTCATCATGTGCAACTACTTTGGATATGGATGATCCAGAAAAGTTTTGCAAACTCTGCTCAGCCTCCTTTAATAATCCCCTAATGTCCCGGCAGCACTATGTGGGCAAAAAGCACACGCGGAATGAAGCACGTAAGAAGCTGCTAGCGGAGATGGGAACTACGGCTGTCCCTGTGGAAGCTAAGCCTAATG CAGTTGGAGTGGGTAACTACATATGTCCCATCTGCAACATCAGCCTTACATCCATAGAGATGTACCAGTCTCACATGCAAGGAAATAAGCATCAGATTAA AGAGAACATGATTGCCAATCTGATGACCAACACAAAGAAAACATATGATTCTTTTCAAGACGAACTGGCAGATTATATTAAAGTACAAAAAGCTAGAGGCCTAGAACCAAAAACTAATTTTAGAAAGCCAAGAGAAGAGTTTCGAAATGAAGGATATGAAGCCATGAATGGTCATAAAAAGACCACTGCTTTTCAGCGAGATCAGTTTTGCCGTGATAGTTATGAACCcgaccaacattccatttttttctcagACCCTTATTTTGAAGGCCGATTGGTACGTCAATCTCCACCTGGCAGGGAACCATTAAAACTAGAAAATGCACTCGTGCCTCAAGACAGCTcagaaaaatattcagaaaaacaaGTGCCTcacttggccatctgcaaggattacTATCACAATTTGCCACCAGCTGAATTTGGTGATAGTTACAAGCATGTGCCTTCAGATGATATCACTAGCTCTTACGAGAGAAGTCAGAAACTGCCAAAAATGTCTAAAGAGGAGAAAAAACaaatgggggagggagaggggaatcCTCAGCAACAGAAGAGAAAATACAATGAAGAAGAGACAGACTTGGGAAGTGATgttgagaagaaaaagaaaaagaaagacggAATAGATTCAGCAAGTGAGGGAAAATCGAAGCTTAGTAAAGAGAAAGGCCATAAAGAAGGTTCTGAAAAGGAGAGCAAAAAAcataagaaggaaaaaaagaaggcagAAGCCAATGGACCAACAGAGGAAGACATGCTGTGGAATGAATCTATCCTGGGATTCTAA
- the LOC132778416 gene encoding zinc finger matrin-type protein 1 isoform X3, whose amino-acid sequence MESNADNNSCCRLCSIVFSSPVVAQSHYLGKMHSKKLKLLSDQSTQPEPGPSVIPTSQEPSLEKTSQDCDTEDPSSSCATTLDMDDPEKFCKLCSASFNNPLMSRQHYVGKKHTRNEARKKLLAEMGTTAVPVEAKPNAVGVGNYICPICNISLTSIEMYQSHMQGNKHQIKENMIANLMTNTKKTYDSFQDELADYIKVQKARGLEPKTNFRKPREEFRNEGYEAMNGHKKTTAFQRDQFCRDSYEPDQHSIFFSDPYFEGRLVRQSPPGREPLKLENALVPQDSSEKYSEKQVPHLAICKDYYHNLPPAEFGDSYKHVPSDDITSSYERSQKLPKMSKEEKKQMGEGEGNPQQQKRKYNEEETDLGSDVEKKKKKKDGIDSASEGKSKLSKEKGHKEGSEKESKKHKKEKKKAEANGPTEEDMLWNESILGF is encoded by the exons ATGGAGTCAAATGCTGACAACAATTCCTGCTGCAGACTTTGCAGCATAGTGTTCTCATCTCCAGTGGTTGCCCAGTCACACTACCTGGGAAAGATGCACTCCAAAAAGTTGAAACTGTTATCAGATCAGAGCACTCAGCCAGAACCTG GTCCCTCTGTGATTCCAACCTCACAAGAACCATCTCTTGAAAAGACTTCACAGGATTGTGACACTGAAGATCCGTCTTCATCATGTGCAACTACTTTGGATATGGATGATCCAGAAAAGTTTTGCAAACTCTGCTCAGCCTCCTTTAATAATCCCCTAATGTCCCGGCAGCACTATGTGGGCAAAAAGCACACGCGGAATGAAGCACGTAAGAAGCTGCTAGCGGAGATGGGAACTACGGCTGTCCCTGTGGAAGCTAAGCCTAATG CAGTTGGAGTGGGTAACTACATATGTCCCATCTGCAACATCAGCCTTACATCCATAGAGATGTACCAGTCTCACATGCAAGGAAATAAGCATCAGATTAA AGAGAACATGATTGCCAATCTGATGACCAACACAAAGAAAACATATGATTCTTTTCAAGACGAACTGGCAGATTATATTAAAGTACAAAAAGCTAGAGGCCTAGAACCAAAAACTAATTTTAGAAAGCCAAGAGAAGAGTTTCGAAATGAAGGATATGAAGCCATGAATGGTCATAAAAAGACCACTGCTTTTCAGCGAGATCAGTTTTGCCGTGATAGTTATGAACCcgaccaacattccatttttttctcagACCCTTATTTTGAAGGCCGATTGGTACGTCAATCTCCACCTGGCAGGGAACCATTAAAACTAGAAAATGCACTCGTGCCTCAAGACAGCTcagaaaaatattcagaaaaacaaGTGCCTcacttggccatctgcaaggattacTATCACAATTTGCCACCAGCTGAATTTGGTGATAGTTACAAGCATGTGCCTTCAGATGATATCACTAGCTCTTACGAGAGAAGTCAGAAACTGCCAAAAATGTCTAAAGAGGAGAAAAAACaaatgggggagggagaggggaatcCTCAGCAACAGAAGAGAAAATACAATGAAGAAGAGACAGACTTGGGAAGTGATgttgagaagaaaaagaaaaagaaagacggAATAGATTCAGCAAGTGAGGGAAAATCGAAGCTTAGTAAAGAGAAAGGCCATAAAGAAGGTTCTGAAAAGGAGAGCAAAAAAcataagaaggaaaaaaagaaggcagAAGCCAATGGACCAACAGAGGAAGACATGCTGTGGAATGAATCTATCCTGGGATTCTAA